TCTCATGATGGTTTCTGATTCAGGGCCGACATCTCTGGCGCCGATCATAGAGGCTGCAATGGGGATAGTCCAGCGCTCCGGGCATCAGTACCACATCCTGCTGATAATCGCTGACGGGCAGGTGATCAACCgccatttttgtgtgtgtgttttttttctctttttgaaaATTTTCGGACCATGTCCGGAATGAAATTTGGTGCTAATTTTTGCGCGCTTGTGTTTCTGACGTGATCGACACCAGGTTCCGAGAGGTTGCGGCGCTCATCGCGCCAGCTCCCCGGACGAATCAAGATCAGAGAACTACATGGAGGAGAGGACTCTCCAGGCCCTCATACAGGCCAGGTAGTTGATACAGCTGAATGCTAAGTATACCTGTCTCCAAAACTTGACTAGTTTGCGTGTGTTCTGGTGATATTATGACATGGTTTGGGTTTGCTTGCAGCCATTTCCCTCTGTCCATCGTCCTCGTCGGGGTCGGGGACGGACCATGGGACGACGATCAGATGCGGTTCCACGACGGCCGGCGCCGATTCGATAACTTCCAGGTATGTAGTAGAACCATTGTCACTTTGTTTCTGCAAGAGGACATGCTCATTCATGCCATGTCCTAAACTAACTCAGTCCCCACCTCACTCATGTTGCTGCAGTTTGTAGATTTCACCAAGATCATGTCGGCGGAGATGTCCCGCGCCGAGAAGGGGGAGCGGTTCGCGCTCGAGGCGCTAGAGAAGATCCCGAGCCAGTACGCTGCGATCATCAGCCAGCGAATCAGGTATGAGCCAGCAATGTTCAGAGAAATGCTGTAGCACTGAAGGTTGATCTATTGGTCTAGAAGTTTACTCCCTTTTCTCAATCTTATATGGTCCATTTTCAGTGATCTGGCTGCGAGGGCGCCTGCGAGgacgcctcttcctcctccatcctgAGCATCCGGTTCACCGTCGGTTTCGCTGCGCAGGCAGGTTCATGATATGGTCACATTGTTGGAGGATGAAGTTAGCCATTTTAGTTCCCATCCCCTGTGTGTGCTTGTACACTTCAGAGCACCTCAATTTCCAGCCCACATCTCCTGTTCATTTGTACTCTTTTAATAATAGCATATATCTTTATTGACAGAGTTGGCTAGTCTTCATATATGTTACAGAAGAAAATCATATATTTTGCCTGTGTAGTCCACTTGAATCAGCAAATATGAATTGTGGTGGTCATATAAGAAATCCAGGGTAAAGTGATATTTTGAAACGAGGCAATTTTCCCAAAGAATGAAACATCTTCACTATATCCCGAGTCGGTAACTTTCTCTACAATTACACGCCGCCATCGAACACCCTCGTGAGTCTGCACACTACAAACAAGCACGGACAAATTTCCCAGACATCTACAGGAAGAACCCAAGCTAAAAAAATCTAATGTTCTCTTTGCTTTTTCTTTTGTCGAAACAAAGGAGCAGTCGGCCCGTGTTTCGATCTGTATAAACACCACGCCGCTGCTATATCAGGGGTTCGGAGAGCTCCATCTCGTTGGAGGTCTCCTCTGCCTCGGCAGGCGGCAGTCGTACGTAGTTCAGCCCCAGCCACTGCCATGGCCAGCACACGTACCTGTGGCCGCTGCGGCTGCTCGGGTCCGCCCTATTGTCCGACTCCTCCGCCTGCCTGTTGAGCTCCTCCAGCCGCTCGCGCAGCCTTGCGGATCTCGTGTCGGCGAGCTTTAAGGATTTCTCTGCGGCGTCGCGGGCCGCCATTGCGGCGGCCGCCGTCTCCTCCTTGAACTTGAGCTTGTTTTCCAGCTCCACCATTGTTTCTCTTGCTTCCTCTAGTTCCTTGTGGAGGGACGAAATCTGTGCAGTCAGATGAAGGTTAGTTATAACTCAGTTCAGCTTATCAAGAATCAAGGAGGCTGTTGATGACAACGAGAAAGGACGATTTGCTTCATATGAGAACAAGCCATGAAGATACTACACATCCTTGTACATTCATATATCCTTCACACAGCGGCATTATAAGTTACCAACATAAAGCCTGTTAATTACAACCAGAAAGGGTACTTTGCCCTATATGGGAAACAAGCCATTTCCTTGCACTGGTTATCTACAGTTATCAACATCAGGCCTGTTGATTACAAGTTATCTACAGAAGTTTTTTATTtccaaaataaatcaacatttatGCTAACTCGCACAAGAAAGTATCCTTCATACAGCCACAATAAAAGATCATGTTGCAGTCGCTAAAGAGTCTCGAGCGACCATAGTTGGTCCTTCGCAAGATTTATAGTGAGAGAACATTTTGAATTTGGAACATAGGAGAATGGGTGTGAGTAAGTCGAATGCACAAATCGTGGATTAGGTAGGAGGACAACATCTATCGCCGCGTTGAATTGTATAATTTCTTAGCCCTCTTCTGCTATGACATGGAACCAAAATAATTGGTTGGGCAGAGAAACTAAAATCAGGACCATGATTTTGAATTGGAGTGGCATACTTGCATTTATAATTTGTGTTTTTACAAGGAGTGTTATTCTCACATTACAATACCAAGTTGTGGGACTCAGCTACATCTGCTGCCAGACACTACTGATTGCAAAACCCTTCCTTGCACTTTATTGCACATCACTTAGCACAACTTATCTATACTGACGGGCATAGTTGCTTAAGGCATCAAAATTATTGTTTCTCAATCGAAGCATTTTTCTATGGACAATGTGGCAATGCAATATCTAAAACTGGTAGTAACAACTGAAGGATACTCTAACATTGCTATAACTAACTTCCAAGATGTAACAACAAAAGACCACATGGAAACAATTCATTATACGAAACTGAATACAACAATGAAACCATAATAAAGCTGATATTGAACCACAAGCTACATCATACAATAACAGAAGTATTATGTTTGTCTCACTATGCTAAATAAGAATAAAACCCCTGCTACACTCAACACCATGTGTCTGTATCAGTATAGCATAAGATATCGTCGATACATAATGATGTTTCAGCTAAACTGCAAAGAACAAGTCATTGTGTAACCTCTGTCAAATGATATTATGATAACACTAATCAAGAATGCTACTTAGGTGTTCAAGCATGCCTAGTACGATCCTGTGCTTTCTTACACTTTCTGTAGTGCCTTGCTGTCAAAACACCAAACATATGTTTCAAAAGTGCACATGGTAGTATGCCAGCATGTTCACTGTGTTTAATTCTTAATATTACTCTGTTCTCCACAAGAAATATTTAATATCAGACGACTGCAATTCTAAGTGATTAATTCAGTCAAGCATTTGCTTGTCTAGTTAACTCATGGAGTCATGGTCGTTTGCTAACATGTTTACCGTGCTTAATATTACTCTGTTCCCCAAAAGAAATatctgatactccctccgtcccaaattacttgtcttattTGTCTAGATACAttgtctagacaaatctaagacaagtaatttgggacggagggagtatcagatAACTGCAATGCTAAGTGATTAATTCAGTCTAGCATTTGCTTGTTTAATTAATTCATGGAGTCCTAGTTTGCTAACATGCTCACCATGCTTAATATTTACTCTGTTCTCCAAAAGAAATATCTAGGCTAGAGGGATTGGCTAAGTAGCAACACTACATGGTTGTAATACCCCTTGTAACCTGGTGACTATGAGAAATATATGTCAGTAGGAACCTTTCCTACTGTCTTGAATGCTccaaaaaaaatatataatataagaCAACTGCAATGCTAAGTGATCAATTGAGTCGAGCCATTGGTTGTCTAATGTAACTCATAAAACACAAACAAGACACCAAAAACATAAAGGACATGCGGAGTAGTATGGTGCATGTCTGTATAAAGTATAACCGCACCTGAGTCTGGAACTCTTGCTCAATTGATCTACCAGCAtcagcttcctcctctgctgccgtcTTCCACCTTTGAATCTCCTCTTCAGCAGCTGTTACGTCCACCATCAGATCCTCAACCTGAAGAATGCAACAAACACAGTTATGTGTTGCCTCACTGATTCTGACCTTAAGAGTGATATGTATATACTCAAAACATCAGATTAGACATGAGGAGAAAACATTACGCTTTGATTGGCCATCCTTTCCTTCTCTTCAAGATGTTTTATCTGCTTCCGTAGCTGACCAATCTCCTTTTCTTGCCCTTCCATCCTCGTCCTTAGTAGACTAGATTCTGCCCTGAAATCCACAATATCAGAAGATGGGAAGTAGGAAATGGCAATTTCGAGCCCGAGGTCTGAAACTTTTTATAGTAGTACTCCTACTGACTTCGGCTTTAGTAATGAATTGCAGCTTTTGTTTATATCAAGATGCCAAGAGTGGTACACTGAAGGGTAATTTATACATCAATTTGCATAACTTATTGTTGGTTAAAAGAGGTCAAAAAGCATATATGCTTTATACCACATGGCCATTCCACATCAAAATCCAATGGATAGTAATTTCCATTAATGTTACTCAAGTTCAACAGGCAGTGCGGCAaaaaataaaatggcaaataaaCAAAAATGCAGCAATCGAGGTAGCTACCTTTGTGCTTCAACAAGATGTTGCAGCTCAATGATCTTAATCTGGGACTCCTTCATGCTGTTCTCCAATGCCCCTGCCTGCAATATTGGTTGATTGTTACAGAACAAACAATTCAGTATGGCTAGATATATGGGAAGTTGATGAACTTGCAACAGCATGAGATTATTCACAGTGCACCTACCAATGTATAGACTTCATCCTTCTCCGTGCTCCCTGGCCTGTGATCCCTGTGGCCGTTGAGCCCTATCTCGATTCCAGCCTCCCTCAGCCCATCCTCGGCCACCTTCAAAACCTCGGTCGTGTTAGCCTGCAGCGCGCTCCGGAGCAGCACCCCAATGTGCTCCTTCTCCCGGGTCAGCTCCTCCACCCTCTCTTCCAGCTCCGTCACCTTGCTCTTCCCCTTATCCCGCCACACCCCGACCTTCTGCAGCGCCATGGCCGCGATGTCGTATGCCATCCTGGTCCCTTCCAGCGAAACCTTGAGGCTCTCCTCCACGTCTGTCTCCTTCCAGACGAAGACAGAGTCGGGCAGTGCGGTGGCGGCGTCAGCGTCCACCAGCATAACTACCTGGCGCAGTTCATCATAGAGCCTGGAGGCGCacccgatctgctcggcgaggacGGGCCTCTGCGCGTCCATCTTGGCCTCGAGGGAGGCGACCTCATCCCGGAGCGCGGAGATCTCCGCCTCCCGATCGGAGAGGGACCTGGAGAGGGACTCGGACTCGGCGGCGCGGGAGGCGACGGCCGCCTCGAGCTCGGACACCTCGATGGCGATCTGGTAGTTGCGCTGGTCCATGTCCTGGCGCGCGCGGTCGCGGTCGCGGCCCGCGGCGTCGATCTGCGCGAGCAGGTCGTCGACGATGTCGTTGGCGCGCTTGAGGACCCCGTAGGCGAGGGCGGGGAGGCCGGCGGAGTACTTGCCGGAGGTGGGGAGCGGGGCGGGCGGGGTGGAGGGGGACGCCTTGGCGGAGATCCGCTCAAGGCCGGAGGAGAGcatggaggaggcggtggccgcctCGGCCTGGAGCGCCTGCAGCGCCCGGGACGACGCGGCGGACTCGGCCTTGAGGTCGTCGCGCTTCCGCAGCGCGTCCTGCGCGAACGCCTTGAGGCGGCCGAGGCGGGTCTCGGAGCTCGCGAGGGACTCCTCCGCCGCGCGGCGCAGGCGGCgctcctcctccagctccgcggCGAGGTCGAGCAGGCGCTGCTGctgggcggccgccgccgccgccgccgcatcggcGTGGTGGGGCTGTGATGCGGGCGGGGGTTTgattgaggaggaggtggaggggagAGGCGGGGGGAGGGGGTCCTCGTCGACGTCGGAGAGGGCGCcggcgtcctcgtcgtcggccatggcgggggttGCGAGGATTGGGAGAattggcgtggcgtggcgtggccgGCCGGGTCGGGAGGAGGGGGgtagggtggggtgggggtgggtgaCGTGATTAGGGAGGACTCGTGACTGTTCGGTGGGAGTTCAGAATCTGGAGTCTCGACACCCTCCCATCCTTGAGTTTCTTTTTCGTTTACTTTTTCCTTTGTTCCAATTTTTTCTTAAATCTATTTTTTAAAAGATGGGTCACTAGATTTTGATTCCTAGAAAAAACGTTGAGGAGAAATATGTGTATGAATTTCAAATAGTCATGTTTTtcaatctctctctctttgtacatgcattctattttttttaacacagtacatacgcaagcgctcatatatacgcgcatacactcacccatatgaacttacacacgcacaccctactccgatgagcacctccgagagactgagccgacatattatcttaagattttacaaagtcaccgtaggaACGTGCATCTCCGAAATTGctgaaataaatccaaaataaatgcgagcaccagaacttgaaccctgatggactggggataccactatccacctaaccatccaatcacagggTGGTGCGCTTGTACATGCATTCTCAACATATACTACTCCTCTATGTTCATACTTACAAAATTATGTGAACCAGATAGACCGCGGCAACGGAGCGTGCCTATTTGCTAGCCTTGGTGCTTTGACTCTCTCTTCATGGACGCATGAGAACGACCTCTAAGCACATGCTaatatttactccctccgtttttaaatatttgttttttatatatttcaaatggactatcacagtAGATACACTCATTTTGCTtctatgtagtcatttgttgaaatctctaggaaaataaatatttaggaacagaggaagtagaatTGAGGGAAAATATAGCTATATCTGATTGTTATGTGAAGATTTGGAACCTACAGCTAGCAATGTTTTTTTTTGTAAGAAATAAGCAATGTTAACTAGGGAGGGTGAGGGTGGAACTCGAAGATGGACTCCTTGTTTTTTTTAGggtaatgttgccgctttattgaaGTTATAAAAAACCTAAAAGTTTGGAATCTCGTCCGAAATTACATCCAACACAAAGTCTGAAGGAATCGACAGCCAGACCTTACAAAGTTCATGACCTACATCTACTCTAGCAAACTTATGCGCGGCAATATTAGCGGAACGTCTAGCCCACGAAACCTTCACCTCCTCAAAACCTCGAAGTATCTCTTTTATCTCTTCAATCCATGGCCCTGTAGCCCTCAAATCTTTTGGCAGAAGATTGAGCATCTGCACCACCTTTTGGTTGTCCAGCTCCACATGAAGCTTCTGTATATTCATCTCCCTTGCAACCTGGGCCGCTTTTCTCCAGGCCAAAATCTCGACAGCCTCCGGATCTGCGTTATTAGGATCGAAATGGCTTGATCCAGCCACAAAGGCACCATTGTGATCACGTAAGACGAGACCACCACCTCCCTTATCACCAAACTTCGAGACCGCTCCATCAGAATTCGCTTTTTTCCACCCCTCGTCAGAGGGTTTCCATCGCTGAAGCACCCTGGGTTCCGGCAGCTTAGTAGACTCAGCATGTGCCAATCTCCACTCCTCCATGTGCGCAACCAGTGTTGCTATAATTTCATGTGGATGAGCAATACGTTTTCCATCCCTAGCGTCATTACGTGCCATCCAGAGAGCATAAACAGCCTGTATCATTGCTTCTCGTTCTTCTCCCCTGCATTGGCGAACCATTCCAACAACCAACTCGTCAGCTTGCTCTGGGAGCGTATCTCCATTAGCGGACTTGCCACCAAGACTCCCCTTTGTGAACGCGACAACTGCCAAAACTGGATTGAGTGGTTACACGTCCAGAACCTGTGTAGATTCAATTCTTCCCTTCCACACGCAACACAAAAGACACCCGGCTTAATCCTGCGTCGATGAAGCTCCAAACCCACAGCCAAACCGTTCCGGACCAGCCTCCACATATGTATTTTTGCCTTGTTTGGGGCTCATGTATCCCATAGTGCCATGAACCCACGATGTTTAATAGCAGAAAAAGAAGACTCTGGATGTCTGGATCTCACTCTGTTCATGGACATTCTGAGATGATACGCCGACTTGACTGTGAACCCGCCATGCGCTATGTAGTTCCATGCTAGATAGTCATCTGTGTCTGAACCCCCAATAGCAATTTACTTTATATGAGCCGCATCGCAGAACATGGCATCAACAGCCGTGTTGTTCCAGTTTCGCCCCCCTGCTGCTAACAGATGTTGCAATTTGGTTACAGGTGTGGTGAACACTTGGCCAAGAGGTTTGAGACTACCCTTTCGAGGGATCCAGTTATCGTGATGTATGTTGATCCTAGAGCCATCACCAATGCGCCAGATTAGGCCCTCCCTCAACAAATCACGCCCATAAAGAATGCTTCGGAATGTGAAGGAACCAGACGACGGACAGACTGCTTATAAGATCGATCCTTCCTTGAAATATCTAGCTTTGAGGACACTAGCACAAAGAGAACCCAGGTACATAAGTATTCTCAAGCCTGTTTCGCCAGAAGTGCTTGGTTGAACGCCTCCGGGTCTCGGAAGCCCATCCCTCCCTCTCTTTTGGCAGCACACATTTTTTCTCATGATATCCAATGGACCTTCCTTTCACCATTCATCGCACCCCACCAGAATTTTGACGAGATTGAAGTCAGGCTCCAGCACATCTTCTTTGTGAGGTGAAAACAACTCATAGTGAAAGTTGGCATCGCCTGGAGTCCAGATTTTACAAGTACCTCTCTAGGTGCCTTCGATAGTCCTTGACCTTTCCAATCACTAACTTTGCCTTTTGCTGAATCCGTGACGTATTTAAACGTACCCTCTTTTGACCTCCCAACCAGTGTCGGGAACCCCAGATAACGCTCACTGAGAGCTTCAGAATCAATACCTACAACTTGCTTTACCTCTGCCTTTGTTGTATCCGTACTACCTTTGCCAAAAAAGATAGAGGATTTTTGCAAATTTACTCGTCGTCCCGAGGCCTCCTCATACTTCACCAATATATCCTTTAACGCTTACATGTTCGCCCTAGTACCTTAGAGAAAAACAATACTGTCATCGTCGAACAGAAGATGAGTCACGTGCGGGCCAGTGCCCCCAAAAGACACACCTTTAATCTTCCTCTCCTCCTGCGCCTTTTTCAGCAAGGCAGAGAACCCCTCCACACAAAATAGGAAAAGATAGGGAGATAAAGGGTCGCCCTGTCACAGACCTCGCGAGGGAAGGAAACACCTCGCGGCAGCCCCATTTAGCTTAACGACGAACCTGGCTGAAGTAACACATCTCATCACCATGGCTATCCACTCTGCAGCAAAACCAAATCTTGCGAGAATCTGCTCCCAAAAAATCCACTCGACACGATTGTATGCCTTCATCATGCTAATTTTATCGCACACAGGTTTTTCCTCCTCTTTATAGTCCATATGGCATGCACACACTCATAGGCCACAAGAACGTTATCTGAAATTAGTCTTCCAGGGTCGAAAGCACTCTGTTCTTCCGAGATAAGAAAGGGAACAAAACTCTTAAGTCTGCTTGCTAGGACTTTTGTAGCAATTTTGTAGAGGACATTACAGAGGCTAATTGAACGGAACTGCGAAAGCAACTCCGGTGAGTGTACTTTCAGTATCATCACAATAACCGTTGCATTAAAAGTATCCGGTGCCGCAGCACCACCCAAAAAGTCCCGTACTGCCTTGCAAACATCAGCCCGTACCAACGACCAGTGAATTCTAGAAATTTCTATTAGCTATAACTAAATAAACACCCATACTCGAGAATCCTTTGTTAGGATATTTTCGAACTAGTGCATGCATTCGTGATATTTATAGTTAATAATAAAAGACACAAACGTATATATACACCCTATAGTACATCTAAGTAGCACATGATAAGTTGAGGCCATTACAAAATTTTAATTAAGGAAATAGAGTTTTAGTTTTGCACTTCTGTATTTATAATGACGCATGATTGAACTGTATAACACTAAAAGTTGGGTCctaatttttttttctttgaaTATGTCAACCAGGGGAGAGTAATCCCCACCTGTATATCGGTCACTACTCAAAGAAATGGAGTCTGTTTATATTGGAAACCAGCTCGAAACCTTGACCATGTTTATGTGGGTCTTAATATTATGTTTCGTTAATTCAATAAATGTAGGGTAGAGATAGTGTGATGAAAAAAATGGTGACACAATAACCTAAAAATAGGTAAAATAGTTTGGTATAAAAATGACTAGATGGATACGCGCGCCTTGCCGCACGGGTTTTCTTTCGTGCATGTTTTTTCCTGGGCTGCTATGTTTCACATGTCTTTTCTACTTATAGTCCTACATGGTGCGTTACAGTTGCTTCAAACTTTTTTTCCTTTCTACAGACATATTATTTATCGCCAGTATCATTGCAAGAAAAAAATAATATTCAAGAATTTAAAATACGTGTGTCATCAATTTAAGTGTGGTTCCTAACAAAGGAAAAGGGATCTGCTAAATGTTGACACATATTTATTGATAATCTAGATGGAGTATGATGTATTCATCTAAGTAGTTACATTTTTCTGATGGAATCTAAGTAGCTACATTGTTAAATAGAAACACTTATTTTTCTATGTTATTTTCCCCCTTTTGTGGGATCTTCTCGGTAAAACATCTTTTTTGTTGTACATGTTTTTTCTTTCGCGAAAATGCAAAGCAtgtgtatcatttcattgatagaatgAGTAGAAATAGTGCAATGAAGGACACAACACATGACAATGCAGACAGGCATGAACATGGTGCCCGGAGCAGAGAGACAAGGGATGCTCAATCTGAATAGAAGAAACAACACAGTCAGAACCAACCAATCCAAAACCAAGAGCTGCGAACACATCATCAAGGCCATCATCGGGGACATCGCGAGCGAGCAAgacagcgccttcaagaaggaagacAACGCCAAGATGTCGTCGCCATCCGGTCTGGAGAAgccagacctagggtttcccctgagctcGAAGAGGGGCACAACAGAAGGCCGTAGCAGTGCCTCGAAGAAGGAAAACGGCACCCGCGGGCGCCGCCGCTGCCAGCAC
This window of the Triticum aestivum cultivar Chinese Spring chromosome 5D, IWGSC CS RefSeq v2.1, whole genome shotgun sequence genome carries:
- the LOC123122673 gene encoding E3 ubiquitin-protein ligase RGLG2, which translates into the protein MILSAFLLICCAVATWTVSPAKARQSQSPSSEMGADHHQAYGTLDQVKAALQRVGLESSNLIIGVDFTKSNQWTGKRCFGGRSLHDLAAGPNPYEEAIGIVGDTLSAYDEDNAIPCFGFGDTSTHDQGVFSFYGDRRPCAGIPEALLRYREIAATVQLSGPTSLAPIIEAAMGIVQRSGHQYHILLIIADGQVPRGCGAHRASSPDESRSENYMEERTLQALIQASHFPLSIVLVGVGDGPWDDDQMRFHDGRRRFDNFQFVDFTKIMSAEMSRAEKGERFALEALEKIPSQYAAIISQRISDLAARAPARTPLPPPS
- the LOC123122672 gene encoding myosin heavy chain, embryonic smooth muscle isoform — translated: MADDEDAGALSDVDEDPLPPPLPSTSSSIKPPPASQPHHADAAAAAAAAQQQRLLDLAAELEEERRLRRAAEESLASSETRLGRLKAFAQDALRKRDDLKAESAASSRALQALQAEAATASSMLSSGLERISAKASPSTPPAPLPTSGKYSAGLPALAYGVLKRANDIVDDLLAQIDAAGRDRDRARQDMDQRNYQIAIEVSELEAAVASRAAESESLSRSLSDREAEISALRDEVASLEAKMDAQRPVLAEQIGCASRLYDELRQVVMLVDADAATALPDSVFVWKETDVEESLKVSLEGTRMAYDIAAMALQKVGVWRDKGKSKVTELEERVEELTREKEHIGVLLRSALQANTTEVLKVAEDGLREAGIEIGLNGHRDHRPGSTEKDEVYTLAGALENSMKESQIKIIELQHLVEAQRAESSLLRTRMEGQEKEIGQLRKQIKHLEEKERMANQSVEDLMVDVTAAEEEIQRWKTAAEEEADAGRSIEQEFQTQISSLHKELEEARETMVELENKLKFKEETAAAAMAARDAAEKSLKLADTRSARLRERLEELNRQAEESDNRADPSSRSGHRYVCWPWQWLGLNYVRLPPAEAEETSNEMELSEPLI